From a region of the Streptomyces sp. NBC_01454 genome:
- a CDS encoding adenylosuccinate synthase: protein MPALVLLGAQWGDEGKGKATDLLGGSVDYVVRYQGGNNAGHTVVVGDQKYALHLLPSGILSPGCTPVIGNGVVVDPAVLLSELSGLNERGVDTSKLLLSGNAHLITPYNITVDKVTERFLGKRKIGTTGRGIGPTYADKINRVGIRVQDLYDESILIQKVEAALEVKNQLLTKLYNRRAIEAGQVVEELLGYADKIKGYVADTTLILNKALDDDKVVLFEGGQGTLLDIDHGTYPFVTSSNPTAGGACTGAGVGPTKINRVIGILKAYTTRVGAGPFPTELFDEDGEALRRIGGERGVTTGRDRRCGWFDAVIARYATRVNGLTDFFLTKLDVLTGWEQIPVCVAYEIDGKRVEELPYSQSDFHHAKPVYETLPGWSEDITKAKSFSDLPKNAQAYVKALEEMSGARISAIGVGPGRDETIEINSFLS, encoded by the coding sequence GTGCCCGCACTTGTGCTGCTCGGTGCTCAGTGGGGTGATGAGGGCAAGGGAAAGGCCACCGATCTGCTCGGTGGGTCCGTGGACTATGTGGTGCGCTACCAGGGCGGCAACAATGCCGGCCACACGGTCGTCGTCGGCGACCAGAAGTACGCACTGCACCTGCTCCCTTCCGGAATCCTCTCGCCGGGGTGTACCCCGGTCATCGGCAACGGTGTCGTCGTCGACCCGGCGGTCCTGCTCTCCGAGCTGAGCGGACTCAACGAGCGCGGCGTCGACACGTCCAAGCTGCTGCTCAGCGGTAACGCGCATCTGATCACGCCGTACAACATCACCGTCGACAAGGTGACGGAACGGTTCCTCGGCAAGCGGAAGATCGGCACCACCGGTCGCGGCATCGGCCCGACCTACGCCGACAAGATCAACCGCGTCGGCATCCGGGTGCAGGACCTCTACGACGAGTCGATCCTCATCCAGAAGGTCGAGGCGGCCCTCGAGGTCAAGAACCAGCTGCTGACCAAGCTCTACAACCGCCGCGCCATCGAGGCCGGCCAGGTCGTCGAGGAGCTGCTGGGCTACGCCGACAAGATCAAGGGCTATGTCGCCGACACCACCCTGATCCTCAACAAGGCGCTGGACGACGACAAGGTGGTCCTCTTCGAGGGCGGCCAGGGCACGCTGCTGGACATCGATCACGGCACGTACCCCTTCGTCACGTCCTCGAACCCGACCGCGGGCGGCGCCTGCACGGGTGCCGGCGTCGGCCCCACGAAGATCAACCGCGTCATCGGCATCCTCAAGGCCTATACGACGCGCGTCGGCGCCGGTCCGTTCCCGACCGAGCTGTTCGACGAGGACGGCGAGGCGCTGCGCCGCATCGGCGGCGAGCGCGGTGTCACCACCGGCCGCGACCGCCGCTGCGGCTGGTTCGACGCCGTCATCGCCCGCTACGCGACCCGCGTCAACGGCCTGACGGACTTCTTCCTCACCAAGCTCGACGTGCTGACCGGCTGGGAGCAGATCCCGGTCTGCGTCGCGTACGAGATCGACGGCAAGCGCGTCGAGGAACTGCCCTACAGCCAGTCCGACTTCCACCACGCGAAGCCGGTCTACGAGACGCTGCCGGGCTGGTCCGAGGACATCACCAAGGCGAAGTCCTTCTCCGACCTGCCGAAGAACGCCCAGGCGTACGTCAAGGCGCTGGAGGAGATGTCCGGCGCCCGGATCTCCGCGATCGGCGTCGGCCCCGGCCGCGACGAGACCATCGAGATCAACTCGTTCCTGTCGTAG
- a CDS encoding MarR family winged helix-turn-helix transcriptional regulator: MTAPRPHGSRPHASPGAGPQAPTDPELGGSALLSRTALAVFRLNGQLLSVAEGLARPSGLTAAWWQVLGAVLPEPLPVAGIARAMGITRQSVQRIADLLVDRELAQYRPNPAHRRAKLLAPTAAGRAAVARIAPGHAEFAARLSERLGGPDDFRQVMAALEGLSTALDALAEDGEIPPATHG, encoded by the coding sequence ATGACCGCGCCCCGGCCCCACGGCTCCCGCCCTCACGCGTCCCCGGGCGCCGGGCCGCAGGCCCCGACGGACCCGGAGCTCGGGGGCTCCGCACTCCTCAGCCGTACCGCCCTCGCCGTCTTCCGCCTCAACGGCCAGCTGCTCTCCGTCGCCGAAGGTCTCGCCCGGCCGTCCGGTCTGACCGCCGCCTGGTGGCAGGTCCTGGGCGCCGTCCTGCCCGAGCCGCTGCCCGTGGCCGGGATCGCCCGCGCGATGGGCATCACCCGGCAGAGCGTGCAGCGCATCGCCGACCTCCTGGTCGACCGCGAGCTGGCGCAGTACCGCCCCAACCCGGCACACCGCCGCGCCAAGCTCCTCGCCCCCACCGCAGCCGGCCGGGCCGCCGTCGCCCGTATCGCCCCCGGCCACGCCGAGTTCGCCGCCCGCCTGTCCGAACGACTCGGCGGCCCGGACGACTTCCGGCAGGTCATGGCGGCCCTGGAGGGACTGTCGACCGCACTGGACGCCCTCGCGGAGGACGGCGAGATCCCCCCGGCCACGCACGGGTGA
- a CDS encoding DJ-1/PfpI family protein gives MTDRTAPTAPTAPTVHVAAYDTLADWECGHALAHLRDGGCFRPSQPAFAVATVAPVTGRPVTTMGGQRIVPDLALDALHPADSALLILPGAALWDSGTELAPFADKAREFLAAGVPVAAICGATAGLAQAGLLDDRAHTSGAAGYLAAQPGYRGASHYREADAVREGGLITAGPTEPVAFAREIFAALDVMEPPALDAWYRLFARSDAAAFPVLQAARAARAGGGSA, from the coding sequence ATGACCGACCGCACCGCACCCACTGCACCCACTGCACCCACCGTGCATGTCGCCGCCTACGACACACTCGCCGACTGGGAGTGCGGCCACGCCCTCGCCCACCTCCGCGACGGTGGCTGCTTCCGCCCCTCGCAGCCGGCGTTCGCCGTGGCCACCGTCGCCCCCGTCACCGGCCGGCCGGTGACGACCATGGGCGGGCAGCGGATCGTCCCCGATCTCGCGCTCGACGCGCTGCACCCCGCCGACAGCGCGCTGCTGATCCTTCCCGGCGCCGCACTCTGGGATTCCGGCACGGAGTTGGCGCCCTTCGCCGACAAGGCGCGGGAGTTCCTCGCCGCCGGGGTGCCGGTCGCCGCGATCTGCGGCGCGACCGCGGGGCTCGCCCAGGCGGGCCTGCTGGACGACCGTGCGCACACCAGCGGGGCCGCCGGGTACCTCGCCGCACAGCCCGGCTACCGGGGTGCCAGCCACTACCGCGAGGCCGACGCGGTGCGCGAGGGCGGACTGATCACCGCGGGCCCCACCGAGCCGGTGGCCTTCGCCCGGGAGATCTTCGCCGCACTCGACGTCATGGAGCCGCCGGCCCTCGACGCCTGGTACCGCCTGTTCGCCCGCTCCGACGCCGCCGCCTTCCCCGTGCTCCAGGCGGCACGGGCGGCCCGCGCCGGCGGCGGTTCCGCATGA
- a CDS encoding VTC domain-containing protein codes for MIPAVRALARAAMAARPVPLADVQARARLLAPCDRSYLVPVEVFTAVTAALTERRRPGGAFVALCVNGRRWFHCRSVYYDTPDLRSFHEHRLGRPARHTIRERHCEDTGERQFEIELTGRRGIPVTHRRPLLPGDAALGPAPRGFLASVLDRSGGRTAPDGLRRVLETECTRAVLAADGQRLICDAALRCRDAETGRTVRAEGGLVLVRSRTGGRPGEADRLLADRGMCAEDFPVHCAGLAALRPELTDHPWGRAVRTVFPTAG; via the coding sequence GTGATCCCCGCCGTACGAGCCCTCGCCCGCGCCGCCATGGCCGCACGTCCGGTACCGCTCGCCGACGTCCAGGCACGGGCCCGCCTCCTCGCCCCGTGCGACCGCAGCTATCTCGTCCCGGTCGAGGTCTTCACCGCCGTGACGGCCGCACTCACCGAACGGCGCCGACCCGGCGGCGCGTTCGTGGCGCTGTGCGTCAACGGCCGCCGCTGGTTTCACTGCCGCTCCGTCTACTACGACACCCCTGACCTGCGGTCCTTCCACGAGCACCGGCTGGGCCGCCCGGCGCGCCACACGATCCGGGAGCGGCACTGCGAGGACACCGGGGAGCGGCAGTTCGAGATCGAGCTCACCGGGCGGCGCGGCATACCGGTCACGCACCGCCGGCCGCTGTTGCCGGGTGACGCGGCGCTCGGCCCGGCACCGCGCGGCTTCCTCGCCTCCGTACTGGACCGCTCCGGCGGCCGCACGGCCCCCGACGGCCTGCGCCGCGTCCTCGAAACCGAGTGCACCCGGGCCGTCCTGGCCGCGGACGGCCAGCGCCTGATCTGTGACGCGGCGCTGCGCTGCCGGGACGCGGAGACCGGCCGCACGGTGCGCGCCGAGGGTGGGCTGGTCCTCGTGCGGAGCCGGACCGGGGGCCGGCCGGGCGAGGCGGACCGGCTGCTGGCCGACCGTGGGATGTGCGCGGAGGACTTCCCCGTCCACTGCGCGGGGCTGGCGGCGCTGCGTCCGGAGCTGACCGACCATCCCTGGGGGCGGGCGGTGCGGACGGTGTTCCCCACGGCCGGCTGA
- a CDS encoding aspartate aminotransferase family protein — MTTTPSASAADPAAGAAVKAADRAHVFHSWSAQGLIDPLPIAGAEGAYFWDHDGNRYLDFSSQLVNTNIGHQHPKVVAAIQEQAAKLCTIAPGFAVDVRSEAARMVAERTPGDLDKIFFTNGGAEAVENAVRMARLHTGRAKVLSAYRSYHGATATAINLTGDPRRWPSDTASAGVVHFWGPFLYRSAFHAENEQQECERALAHLEQTIAFEGPQSIAAIILETVPGTAGIMVPPAGYLAGVREICDRFGIVFILDEVMAGFGRTGKWFAADHFGITPDLLTFAKGVNSGYVPLGGVAISAEIAATFDQRPYPGGLTYSGHPLACASAVATMNAMTEERIVENAAEIGEKVIGPALHEIAGRHPSVGEVRGMGVFWALDLVKNKETREPLVPYNASGAANAPMAEFAAACKRGGLWPFVNMNRTHVVPACTITEAEAKEGLAALDQALTAADAHTV; from the coding sequence GTGACCACGACGCCCTCCGCCTCCGCCGCCGACCCTGCCGCCGGTGCGGCCGTCAAGGCCGCCGACCGCGCGCATGTCTTCCACTCCTGGTCCGCGCAGGGCCTCATCGACCCGCTGCCGATCGCCGGCGCGGAGGGTGCGTACTTCTGGGACCACGACGGCAACCGCTACCTCGACTTCTCCTCCCAGCTGGTCAACACCAACATCGGTCACCAGCACCCCAAGGTCGTCGCGGCGATCCAGGAGCAGGCCGCGAAGCTGTGCACCATCGCGCCCGGATTCGCCGTGGACGTACGGTCCGAGGCCGCGCGGATGGTCGCCGAGCGCACCCCGGGCGACCTCGACAAGATCTTCTTCACCAACGGCGGTGCGGAGGCCGTGGAGAACGCGGTCCGGATGGCCCGGCTGCACACCGGCCGCGCCAAGGTGCTGTCCGCCTACCGCTCGTACCACGGCGCCACCGCCACCGCGATCAACCTGACCGGCGACCCGCGCCGCTGGCCCTCCGACACCGCCTCCGCGGGCGTGGTCCACTTCTGGGGCCCGTTCCTCTACCGCTCGGCCTTCCACGCCGAGAACGAGCAGCAGGAGTGCGAGCGCGCCCTCGCGCACCTGGAGCAGACCATCGCCTTCGAGGGCCCGCAGTCGATCGCGGCGATCATCCTGGAGACCGTGCCCGGCACCGCGGGGATCATGGTCCCGCCGGCCGGTTACCTCGCCGGGGTCCGCGAGATCTGCGACCGCTTCGGCATCGTCTTCATCCTCGACGAGGTCATGGCGGGCTTCGGCCGTACGGGCAAGTGGTTCGCCGCCGACCACTTCGGCATCACGCCCGACCTGCTGACCTTCGCCAAGGGCGTCAACTCCGGCTATGTGCCGCTGGGCGGCGTGGCGATCAGCGCCGAGATCGCGGCCACCTTCGACCAGCGTCCCTACCCGGGCGGTCTGACCTACTCCGGTCACCCCCTGGCCTGCGCCTCCGCCGTCGCCACCATGAACGCGATGACCGAGGAGCGGATCGTGGAGAACGCCGCCGAGATCGGTGAGAAGGTCATCGGCCCGGCGCTGCACGAGATCGCCGGACGCCACCCGTCGGTCGGCGAGGTCCGCGGCATGGGCGTCTTCTGGGCCCTGGACCTGGTGAAGAACAAGGAGACCCGCGAGCCGCTGGTCCCCTACAACGCGTCCGGCGCCGCCAACGCTCCGATGGCCGAATTCGCCGCGGCCTGCAAGCGCGGCGGGCTGTGGCCGTTCGTGAACATGAACCGGACGCATGTCGTCCCGGCCTGCACGATCACCGAGGCCGAGGCCAAGGAGGGCCTCGCCGCCCTCGACCAGGCGCTCACGGCGGCCGACGCCCACACCGTCTGA
- a CDS encoding GntR family transcriptional regulator → MAAGGDSSVIRRSTLRQQIADALRDEILAGRLPCGHPFTVKEIAEQYGVSATPVREALLDLCAQGLLDVEQHRGYKVHAFTSDDFRAMVEARTLIIEGIFRSGADRALRATPAGVLVSIRRRADEAERAARAGDLDVLIGYDLRFWRELSSIVHNAYISDFLDRIRVQTWMFAVPLLRRQADLGSHLWQGHSALADALIDHDLPTAQRLIAEYNEHSLALVGTRG, encoded by the coding sequence ATGGCCGCCGGCGGAGACAGCTCAGTCATACGACGCAGCACCCTGCGCCAGCAGATCGCCGACGCGCTGCGCGACGAGATCCTGGCCGGCCGGCTGCCGTGCGGCCACCCCTTCACCGTCAAGGAGATCGCCGAGCAGTACGGCGTCTCCGCCACCCCGGTGCGCGAGGCGCTGCTCGATCTGTGCGCCCAGGGCCTGCTCGACGTCGAACAGCACCGCGGCTACAAGGTGCACGCCTTCACCTCCGACGACTTCCGCGCCATGGTCGAGGCCCGCACGCTGATCATCGAGGGCATCTTCCGCAGCGGCGCCGACCGCGCCCTGCGCGCCACCCCCGCCGGGGTGCTGGTCTCCATCCGCCGCCGCGCCGACGAGGCCGAACGGGCCGCCCGGGCCGGCGACCTCGATGTCCTCATCGGCTACGACCTGCGGTTCTGGCGCGAGCTCAGCAGCATCGTGCACAACGCGTACATCAGCGATTTCCTGGACCGGATCCGCGTCCAGACCTGGATGTTCGCCGTGCCGCTGCTGCGCCGGCAGGCCGATCTGGGGAGCCATCTGTGGCAGGGCCACAGCGCGCTGGCCGACGCCCTGATCGACCATGATCTGCCCACCGCCCAGCGGCTGATCGCCGAGTACAACGAGCACTCCCTCGCTCTCGTCGGAACGCGCGGCTAG
- a CDS encoding SLATT domain-containing protein: protein MSQPEMQPEGPPREGGSPTRENGRRASGRRDLAGRVFPLGDWGEPADRLDALYLWTEEGALRAADWYLRDRRGKRRGARVLRLGAAAGVTVGGALPLLDLAGVWAGGAPWGCLSLLLAAVCVGADRYFGVTAGWMRDLATAQAIHRRLEALQFDWAAESVREVLGPAEGTAGEAAERCLGVLRRFNEDLAELVRAETADWMAEFRAGPVPQATLSMVPWAAPRQEGAAPQTRYPLPPPGARPNMPRQRPPESPR, encoded by the coding sequence GTGAGTCAGCCGGAGATGCAGCCCGAGGGACCCCCTCGGGAGGGCGGCAGCCCCACGCGGGAGAACGGCCGCCGGGCCTCCGGCCGGAGGGATCTTGCGGGGCGGGTCTTCCCGCTCGGCGACTGGGGTGAGCCGGCCGACCGGTTGGACGCGCTCTACCTGTGGACCGAGGAGGGCGCGCTGCGCGCCGCCGACTGGTATCTGCGCGACCGGCGGGGCAAGCGGCGCGGCGCGCGGGTGCTGAGGCTGGGTGCCGCGGCCGGCGTGACGGTGGGCGGGGCGCTGCCGCTGCTGGATCTGGCCGGGGTCTGGGCGGGCGGGGCGCCCTGGGGCTGTCTGTCGCTGCTGCTGGCCGCGGTGTGTGTGGGCGCCGACCGCTACTTCGGGGTGACGGCCGGCTGGATGCGGGACCTGGCGACCGCCCAGGCGATCCATCGGCGGCTGGAGGCGCTGCAGTTCGACTGGGCGGCGGAGAGCGTGCGCGAGGTGCTCGGGCCGGCCGAGGGCACGGCGGGCGAGGCGGCGGAGCGCTGTCTGGGGGTGCTGCGGCGGTTCAACGAGGACCTCGCCGAGCTGGTGCGGGCCGAAACGGCCGACTGGATGGCGGAGTTCCGGGCCGGTCCGGTGCCGCAGGCCACGCTCTCGATGGTGCCGTGGGCCGCGCCGCGGCAGGAGGGCGCGGCGCCGCAGACGCGGTATCCGCTGCCGCCGCCGGGCGCCCGCCCGAACATGCCGCGGCAGCGGCCGCCGGAGTCCCCGCGCTGA
- the purD gene encoding phosphoribosylamine--glycine ligase, whose product MKVLVIGGGAREHALCRSLSLDPDVTALHCAPGNAGIAEVAELHGVNALDGTAVAELAAGLAADLVVVGPEAPLVAGVADAVRDRGIAVFGPSAEAAQLEGSKAFAKDVMAAAAVPTARSYVCTTREEIDEALDAFGAPYVVKDDGLAAGKGVVVTEDVEAARVHALACDRVVIEEFLDGPEVSLFAVTDGETVVPLQPAQDFKRALDGDEGPNTGGMGAYSPLPWADPQLVDEVMATVLQPTVDELRRRGTPFSGLLYAGLAITSRGVRVIEFNARFGDPETQVVLARLQTPLGGLLTAAATGNLAALPPLRWHDDAAVTVVIASHNYPDTPRTGDPIEGLAEVAEQDAPDAYVLHAGTRRDDAGAVLSAGGRVLSVTAVGTDLTTARRRAYRAVDRIRLDGSQHRTDIAAKVADEAAQAPGA is encoded by the coding sequence GTGAAGGTCCTCGTCATCGGCGGCGGCGCCCGCGAACACGCCCTGTGCCGCTCTCTGTCCCTCGACCCCGACGTCACCGCGCTGCACTGCGCTCCCGGCAACGCCGGCATCGCCGAGGTGGCCGAATTGCACGGGGTCAACGCCCTCGACGGCACGGCCGTCGCCGAACTCGCCGCCGGCCTGGCGGCCGATCTGGTCGTGGTGGGCCCCGAGGCCCCCCTGGTGGCGGGCGTCGCGGACGCCGTCCGCGACCGCGGCATCGCGGTGTTCGGCCCCTCGGCCGAGGCCGCCCAGCTGGAGGGCTCCAAGGCCTTCGCCAAGGACGTGATGGCCGCCGCGGCCGTCCCCACCGCCCGCAGCTATGTCTGCACCACCCGGGAAGAGATCGACGAGGCCCTGGACGCCTTCGGGGCGCCGTACGTCGTCAAGGACGACGGGCTGGCGGCCGGCAAGGGCGTCGTGGTCACCGAGGACGTCGAGGCGGCCCGCGTGCACGCGCTGGCCTGCGACCGCGTCGTCATCGAGGAGTTCCTCGACGGTCCCGAGGTCTCGCTCTTCGCGGTCACCGACGGCGAGACCGTCGTCCCGCTGCAGCCCGCCCAGGACTTCAAGCGCGCCCTCGACGGCGACGAGGGCCCCAACACCGGCGGCATGGGCGCGTACAGCCCGCTGCCCTGGGCCGACCCCCAGCTGGTCGACGAGGTCATGGCCACGGTCCTGCAGCCCACCGTCGACGAGCTGCGCCGCCGCGGCACCCCGTTCTCCGGGCTGCTCTACGCGGGCCTGGCGATCACCTCCCGCGGGGTGCGCGTGATCGAGTTCAACGCGCGCTTCGGCGACCCGGAGACCCAGGTCGTCCTGGCCCGCCTGCAGACCCCGCTCGGCGGGCTGCTGACCGCGGCCGCCACCGGCAACCTCGCCGCCCTGCCGCCGTTGCGCTGGCACGACGACGCCGCCGTCACGGTCGTCATCGCCTCGCACAACTACCCGGACACCCCGCGCACCGGCGACCCCATCGAGGGCCTGGCCGAGGTCGCGGAGCAGGACGCCCCGGACGCGTACGTGCTGCACGCCGGCACCAGGCGGGACGACGCCGGAGCGGTGCTCAGCGCGGGCGGCCGGGTGCTGTCCGTCACCGCCGTCGGCACCGACCTCACCACCGCCCGCCGGCGTGCCTACCGCGCCGTGGACCGGATCCGGCTGGACGGCTCCCAGCACCGCACGGACATCGCCGCCAAGGTCGCGGACGAGGCGGCTCAGGCGCCGGGCGCGTAG
- a CDS encoding N,N-dimethylformamidase beta subunit family domain-containing protein, with protein MATDQIRRWESGALAHAVTDPFGQGPLPWLRGSETYFESGRIVPWYVDPAVARGDLREPVPHKHNGPRTADDVHRQIKGFAGTGAVAPGEAIDFRVSVDPPQPFSIDIYRIGHYGGTGAHKVTTSPRLAGIVQPPPMAVERTVSCHHWWLSWRLQVPTYWNLGAYVAVLTTADGRYRSHIPFTVRDNQPADLLLLLPDITWQAYNLYPEDGRTGASLYHAWDEEGALLGEGDAATTVSFNRPYAGAGLPLHVGHAYDFIRWAERYGYDLAYADARDLHAGRVDPSRYRGLVFPGHDEYWSVPMRRTVESARDNGTSLVFLSANTMYWQVELSPSPSGPDSLLKCRKRQGPGRPALWRELGDPEQRLLGIQYAGRVPEPAPLVVRNGDHWLWEATGAHEGDELPGLVAGEADRYFPRTSLPDHSERILLAHSPYRDSEGARRHQETSLYRAPSGAWVFASGTFAWSPALDRPGHVDQRVQRATANLLDRICKRD; from the coding sequence GTGGCGACGGATCAGATCAGGCGCTGGGAGTCGGGCGCGCTGGCGCACGCGGTCACGGACCCGTTCGGACAGGGCCCGCTGCCCTGGCTGCGCGGCAGTGAGACGTACTTCGAATCCGGCCGCATCGTTCCCTGGTACGTCGACCCCGCCGTGGCCCGGGGCGATCTGCGCGAGCCGGTGCCCCACAAGCACAACGGCCCGCGCACCGCCGATGACGTCCACCGCCAGATCAAAGGTTTCGCCGGCACCGGCGCGGTGGCCCCCGGCGAGGCCATCGACTTCCGCGTCTCGGTCGACCCGCCCCAGCCGTTCAGCATCGACATCTACCGCATCGGCCACTACGGCGGCACGGGCGCCCACAAGGTCACCACCAGCCCCCGCCTGGCCGGCATCGTCCAGCCGCCCCCGATGGCGGTCGAGCGCACGGTCTCCTGCCACCACTGGTGGCTGTCCTGGCGCCTCCAGGTCCCCACCTACTGGAACCTCGGCGCCTACGTCGCCGTGCTCACCACCGCCGACGGCCGCTACCGCTCCCACATCCCCTTCACGGTCCGCGACAACCAGCCCGCCGACCTCCTCCTGCTGCTGCCCGACATCACCTGGCAGGCCTACAACCTCTACCCGGAGGACGGCCGCACCGGCGCCAGCCTCTACCACGCCTGGGACGAGGAGGGCGCGCTGCTCGGCGAGGGGGACGCCGCCACCACCGTCTCCTTCAACCGCCCCTACGCCGGCGCCGGGCTGCCCCTCCATGTCGGCCACGCCTACGACTTCATCCGCTGGGCGGAGCGCTACGGCTACGACCTCGCCTACGCCGACGCCCGCGATCTGCACGCCGGCCGGGTCGACCCCTCCCGCTACCGCGGCCTGGTCTTCCCCGGCCACGACGAATACTGGTCGGTGCCGATGCGCCGCACGGTCGAGAGCGCCCGCGACAACGGCACCTCCCTGGTCTTCCTGTCCGCCAACACCATGTACTGGCAGGTCGAGCTCTCCCCGTCGCCCTCGGGCCCGGATTCGCTGCTGAAGTGCCGCAAGCGGCAGGGTCCCGGCCGTCCCGCGCTCTGGCGCGAGCTGGGCGACCCCGAGCAGCGGCTGTTGGGCATTCAGTACGCCGGCCGGGTCCCCGAGCCGGCGCCTCTGGTCGTCCGCAACGGCGACCACTGGCTGTGGGAGGCCACCGGCGCCCACGAGGGCGACGAACTGCCCGGCCTGGTCGCCGGCGAGGCCGACCGCTACTTCCCCCGCACCAGCCTCCCCGACCACAGCGAACGCATCCTGCTCGCCCACTCCCCCTACCGCGACAGCGAAGGCGCCCGCCGCCATCAGGAGACCTCCCTCTATCGCGCCCCCAGCGGCGCCTGGGTCTTCGCCTCCGGCACCTTCGCCTGGTCCCCCGCCCTCGACCGCCCCGGCCATGTCGACCAGCGCGTCCAGCGCGCCACCGCCAACCTCCTCGACCGCATCTGCAAACGGGACTGA
- a CDS encoding phosphoribosylaminoimidazolesuccinocarboxamide synthase has product MPGFVEKPEPVEVPGLTHLHTGKVRDLYRNAAGELVMVASDRTSVYDWVLPTEIPDKGRILTQLSLWWFEQLTDLVPHHVLSTDVPAGAPADWAGRTLVCKSLDMVPVECVARGYLTGSGLAEYRQTRTVCGLALPEGLVDGSELPAPIFTPATKADVGDHDENVSYEEVAHQVGPEVAAELRQTTLAVYGRARDIARERGVILADTKFEFGFDGERLTLADEVLTPDSSRFWPADLWQPGRAQPSFDKQFVRDWLTSPAAGWDRTGTLPPPALPHEIVESTRAKYAEAYQRLTGLPWS; this is encoded by the coding sequence GTGCCCGGTTTTGTAGAAAAGCCTGAGCCGGTGGAGGTCCCCGGGCTCACCCACCTCCACACCGGGAAGGTGCGCGACCTCTACCGCAACGCCGCCGGCGAGCTGGTCATGGTCGCCAGCGACCGCACCTCCGTCTACGACTGGGTGCTGCCCACGGAGATCCCTGACAAGGGGCGCATCCTCACCCAGCTGTCCCTGTGGTGGTTCGAGCAGCTCACCGACCTGGTCCCGCATCACGTCCTGTCCACCGACGTCCCGGCCGGCGCCCCCGCCGACTGGGCGGGCCGCACCCTGGTCTGCAAGTCGCTGGACATGGTCCCCGTCGAGTGCGTGGCCCGCGGCTACCTCACCGGCTCGGGCCTGGCCGAGTACCGGCAGACGCGTACGGTCTGCGGGCTGGCCCTGCCCGAAGGCCTCGTGGACGGCTCCGAGCTGCCCGCCCCGATCTTCACCCCGGCCACCAAGGCCGACGTCGGCGACCACGACGAGAACGTCTCCTACGAGGAGGTCGCCCACCAGGTCGGTCCCGAGGTCGCCGCCGAGCTACGGCAGACCACCCTCGCCGTCTACGGCCGGGCCCGCGACATCGCCCGTGAGCGCGGCGTCATCCTGGCGGACACCAAGTTCGAGTTCGGCTTCGACGGCGAGCGGCTGACCCTGGCCGACGAGGTCCTGACGCCCGACTCCTCGCGCTTCTGGCCGGCCGACCTGTGGCAGCCGGGCCGCGCCCAGCCGTCGTTCGACAAGCAGTTCGTCCGCGACTGGCTGACCTCGCCCGCCGCGGGCTGGGACCGTACGGGCACGCTGCCGCCGCCCGCCCTCCCGCACGAGATCGTCGAGAGCACCCGCGCCAAGTACGCCGAGGCCTACCAGCGCCTCACGGGCCTTCCCTGGTCGTAG
- a CDS encoding ATP-binding cassette domain-containing protein gives MIDVTGLRRRYGAASRHREAGRPGGRSRSNGPQGHEAVRGIDFSVGRGELFALLGTNGAGKTSTLELPEGLAPPTGGRVRSPAAGPAGGVVP, from the coding sequence GTGATCGACGTCACCGGACTGCGCCGACGCTACGGCGCCGCCTCCCGCCACCGCGAGGCGGGCAGGCCCGGCGGCCGGAGCCGTTCGAACGGGCCGCAGGGCCACGAGGCCGTGCGCGGCATCGACTTCTCCGTCGGCCGCGGGGAGCTGTTCGCGCTGCTGGGGACCAACGGCGCGGGCAAGACCTCCACCCTCGAACTGCCGGAGGGACTGGCGCCGCCCACCGGCGGGCGGGTCCGGTCCCCGGCTGCCGGGCCGGCCGGAGGTGTCGTTCCTTGA
- a CDS encoding histone-like nucleoid-structuring protein Lsr2 translates to MAQRVVVTLSDDIDGGEAAETVAFGLDGKTYEIDLNPANAKKLRGALAPFVEAGRKRAKSGKAYHRTAVNPDPAAVRAWARSHQMDVPPRGRIPKKVYEAFNAANH, encoded by the coding sequence GTGGCGCAGCGCGTAGTAGTAACGCTCTCCGATGACATCGACGGAGGAGAAGCCGCAGAGACGGTCGCCTTCGGATTGGACGGGAAGACGTACGAGATCGACCTCAATCCCGCCAATGCGAAGAAACTGCGCGGTGCCCTCGCTCCGTTCGTCGAGGCCGGCCGCAAGCGGGCCAAGTCCGGCAAGGCCTACCACCGGACCGCGGTGAACCCCGATCCCGCGGCCGTCCGCGCCTGGGCCCGTTCCCACCAGATGGACGTCCCGCCGCGCGGCCGGATCCCGAAGAAGGTGTACGAGGCCTTCAACGCCGCCAACCACTAA